In Ammospiza caudacuta isolate bAmmCau1 chromosome 2, bAmmCau1.pri, whole genome shotgun sequence, a genomic segment contains:
- the USP12 gene encoding ubiquitin carboxyl-terminal hydrolase 12 isoform X3, whose amino-acid sequence MQQDAHEFLNYLLNTIADILQEERKQEKQNGRLPNGTVDSESSSPPDPTWVHEIFQGTLTNETRCLTCETVSSKDEDFLDLSVDVEQNTSITHCLRGFSNTETLCSEYKYYCEECRSKQEAHKRMKVKKLPMILALHLKRFKYMDQLHRYTKLSYRVVFPLELRLFNTSGDATNPDRMYDLVAVVVHCGSGPNRGHYIAIVKSHDFWLLFDDDIVEKIDAQAIEEFYGLTSDISKNSESGYILFYQSRD is encoded by the exons ATGCAGCAGGATGCACACGAGTTCCTGAACTACCTTTTGAACACCATCGCGGACATCttgcaggaggagaggaagcaggagaagcagaacGGGCGCCTGCCCAATGGCACCGTAGacagtgagagcagcagccccccAGACCCCACCTGGGTGCACGAGATCTTCCAGGGAACGTTAACTAATGAAACCAGGTGTCTTACCTGTGAAACT GTAAGCAGCAAGGATGAAGACTTCCTAGACCTTTCAGTTGATGTGGAGCAGAATACTTCAATCACTCACTGTTTAAG GGGTTTCAGCAACACAGAAACTCTGTGCAGTGAATACAAGTATTACTGTGAAGAGTGTCGCAGTAAGCAAGAGGCACATAAAAG GATGAAAGTAAAAAAGCTGCCTATGATTCTGGCTCTCCATTTGAAGAGATTTAAGTACATGGATCAGCTGCATCGATACACAAAACTCTCTTATAGAGTAGTTTTTCCTTTAGAGCTTCGTTTATTTAACACCTCAGGAGATGCCACCAATCCTGACAGAATGTATGACCTTGTTGCTGTGGTAGTTCATTGTGGAAG TGGCCCTAACAGAGGACATTATATTGCAATAGTGAAGAGTCATgatttttggttgctttttgaTGATGATATTGTTGAG AAAATTGATGCACAAGCTATTGAAGAATTCTACGGGTTGACATCAGACATCTCAAAGAACTCTGAGTCTGGTTACATCCTCTTCTATCAGTCCCGGGACTGA